The Populus alba chromosome 4, ASM523922v2, whole genome shotgun sequence genome contains a region encoding:
- the LOC118060086 gene encoding putative phytosulfokines 6: MKQTLHYKALLLFLLVLVHSSELSARFLLSKQGKEDLNLKEITSEGTFVETEGSELITNQLMGLEVCHSGDEECFKRRIIAEAHLDYIYTQHHKP, from the exons ATGAAGCAAACCCTTCATTACAAAGCTCTTCTCCTCTTCCTTCTTGTCCTTGTTCATTCCTCAGAATTATCTGCGCGTTTCCTATTAAGCAAACAAG GGAAAGAGGATTTGAACCTGAAAGAAATCACCAGCGAAGGGACTTTTGTGGAAACGGAGGGCAGTGAATTGATAACGAAT cAGCTAATGGGGTTAGAGGTGTGTCATAGTGGAGACGAGGAATGTTTCAAGAGAAGGATAATTGCAGAGGCTCACTTGGACTATATCTACACCCAGCATCACAAGCCCTGA